A single genomic interval of Alteromonas sp. CI.11.F.A3 harbors:
- a CDS encoding ACT domain-containing protein: MPKQTLAVRPQQFTIHSLDGDSAIPANVLQSPLFFLGKTEDELSIVIPSNLDVDSLDSDEGWRALELLGPLHLSMVGIMAQIGAVLAAVKVSIFVVSTFETDFFLVKDNKLADATKALKNAGYTVLEGK; the protein is encoded by the coding sequence ATGCCAAAACAAACACTCGCTGTACGCCCCCAACAATTTACGATCCACAGCCTAGATGGTGACAGTGCCATTCCTGCAAATGTACTTCAAAGCCCACTATTTTTCTTGGGCAAAACAGAAGATGAACTGTCTATTGTTATCCCTTCAAACCTAGATGTAGATTCACTCGATTCTGATGAAGGCTGGCGAGCACTTGAACTGCTCGGCCCGTTGCATTTATCTATGGTAGGTATTATGGCACAGATAGGCGCGGTGCTTGCCGCAGTAAAAGTCTCTATCTTTGTTGTATCAACCTTCGAAACCGACTTTTTCCTTGTGAAAGATAATAAACTTGCTGATGCAACAAAGGCATTAAAAAATGCAGGCTATACGGTTCTTGAGGGCAAGTAG
- the hmgA gene encoding homogentisate 1,2-dioxygenase, producing the protein MNQLTYLSGFNNEHETEALPNALPNGQFSPQKVNYKLYAEQFSSSAFTAPRAENRRTWTYRIRPSVAMGDFSPYKNTQLKTGPESNSPCPPNVMRWNPLPLPDESSSIDFIEGLVTIATNGDANQQTGMGIHCYSANTDMGNKVFYSSDGEMLFVPQHGNMEVKTEFGKLHLSAGEIMVIPRGVRFSITPIDGAIRGYICENYGQSFVLPERGPVGANGFANQRDFLYPTAWFEDVDTPHVIINKFCGHLYEAPLSHSPFDVVAWVGNSAPYKYDLKRFNVINTVSYDHPDPSIFTVLTSPSELAGTANVDFVIFPPRWMVADNTFRPPYFHRNVMSEFMGLIEGSYDAKEKGFMPGGMSLHNCFTPHGPEASVFEAASNAELAPHKYENTLAFMFESRFPIAPTEFALSTPLRQTDYIDCWKGITKHFDGKI; encoded by the coding sequence GTGAATCAACTAACTTATTTGTCGGGTTTTAATAATGAGCATGAAACTGAAGCCTTACCTAATGCGTTGCCAAATGGGCAGTTTAGTCCGCAGAAAGTCAATTATAAACTCTATGCCGAGCAGTTCAGTTCCAGTGCTTTTACCGCGCCTAGAGCCGAAAACAGACGTACTTGGACTTATCGCATACGGCCTTCTGTTGCCATGGGTGATTTTTCACCTTATAAGAACACGCAGCTTAAAACTGGGCCTGAAAGCAATTCGCCATGCCCTCCCAATGTGATGCGTTGGAACCCCTTACCCTTGCCCGATGAAAGTAGCAGCATAGATTTTATTGAAGGTTTAGTCACCATAGCCACAAATGGCGATGCTAATCAGCAAACCGGAATGGGCATTCACTGTTACAGCGCGAATACGGATATGGGTAATAAGGTATTTTACTCTTCAGACGGTGAGATGTTATTCGTGCCACAGCATGGAAACATGGAAGTAAAAACTGAGTTTGGCAAGTTACACCTATCCGCGGGTGAAATTATGGTGATCCCTCGAGGGGTGCGTTTCAGCATTACTCCTATCGATGGCGCAATTCGAGGGTATATTTGTGAAAACTACGGCCAGTCATTTGTTTTACCAGAACGAGGCCCGGTAGGTGCGAATGGATTTGCTAATCAAAGAGACTTTTTATACCCCACTGCGTGGTTCGAGGATGTCGACACGCCCCATGTTATTATCAACAAGTTTTGTGGGCACCTATACGAAGCGCCACTTTCACATTCCCCCTTTGATGTGGTTGCTTGGGTAGGTAATTCAGCGCCTTACAAGTATGATCTTAAGCGCTTCAATGTGATCAACACCGTCAGCTATGACCACCCTGACCCTTCCATATTTACGGTACTCACTTCGCCATCTGAATTGGCAGGGACTGCTAACGTTGATTTTGTCATTTTTCCGCCTCGTTGGATGGTGGCTGATAACACTTTCCGCCCGCCTTACTTCCATAGAAACGTGATGAGTGAGTTTATGGGCTTAATAGAAGGCAGTTACGATGCTAAGGAAAAAGGGTTCATGCCTGGCGGCATGAGTTTGCATAATTGCTTTACCCCACATGGTCCCGAAGCCTCTGTGTTCGAAGCGGCATCAAATGCCGAGTTAGCTCCCCATAAATACGAAAATACACTGGCGTTTATGTTTGAATCTCGCTTTCCCATCGCCCCCACTGAGTTTGCACTGAGTACCCCGCTTCGCCAAACCGACTATATCGATTGTTGGAAGGGGATAACCAAGCATTTCGACGGTAAAATATAG
- the hppD gene encoding 4-hydroxyphenylpyruvate dioxygenase, translated as MADVFENPIGLDGFEFLEFTAPKKGLLEPMFEAMGFTRVARHKSKDVELWRQGDINLLSNYEKNCHASYYAEEHGPSACGMAFRVKDSQHAYSEVLKRGAQPMDTHTGPMELKLPAIRGIGGAMLYLIDRYQGENTIYDIDFTWIEGVDRHPIGCGFHTLDHLTHNVYRGRMNHWAKFYESLFNFREIRYFDIKGEYTGLLSKAMTAPDGKIRIPLNEEAVGGGGQIEEFLMQYNGEGIQHIAFACDDLISCLDKLKAKGMKFMTPPPDTYYDMLEERLPGHGEPVGEFKQRGILLDGTTEGESPRLLLQIFSETVFGPVFFEFIQRKEDDGFGEGNFKALFESIERDQVNRGVLSK; from the coding sequence ATGGCAGACGTATTTGAAAATCCAATTGGGTTAGATGGTTTTGAGTTTTTAGAATTTACCGCGCCGAAAAAAGGTTTATTGGAGCCTATGTTTGAAGCTATGGGGTTTACTCGTGTAGCAAGGCACAAATCAAAAGATGTAGAGCTGTGGCGCCAAGGCGATATTAACCTTTTAAGTAATTATGAAAAAAACTGTCACGCTTCTTACTATGCCGAAGAGCACGGCCCTTCAGCGTGTGGCATGGCCTTTCGTGTTAAAGACTCTCAGCACGCGTACTCTGAAGTACTAAAGCGTGGCGCACAGCCAATGGACACCCACACAGGTCCTATGGAACTGAAATTGCCAGCAATTAGAGGCATTGGTGGTGCGATGCTTTATTTAATTGATCGCTATCAAGGCGAAAACACCATTTACGACATCGATTTTACCTGGATTGAAGGTGTAGACAGACATCCTATAGGTTGTGGTTTCCATACGCTAGATCACCTTACCCACAATGTGTATCGCGGGCGAATGAACCATTGGGCAAAATTCTACGAATCGTTATTTAACTTTCGCGAAATTCGCTACTTTGACATTAAGGGTGAGTACACTGGGCTACTGTCAAAAGCCATGACTGCGCCTGATGGAAAAATTCGTATTCCACTCAATGAAGAAGCGGTTGGCGGTGGCGGTCAAATTGAAGAATTCTTAATGCAATATAATGGTGAAGGTATTCAGCATATTGCCTTTGCTTGTGACGACCTTATAAGCTGCTTAGATAAACTTAAGGCCAAGGGCATGAAGTTTATGACGCCGCCACCTGATACCTACTACGACATGTTAGAGGAACGGTTACCCGGTCACGGTGAGCCTGTTGGCGAATTCAAACAGCGAGGTATTCTGCTAGACGGTACCACTGAGGGCGAGTCTCCTCGTTTGTTACTGCAAATTTTCTCAGAAACGGTTTTTGGCCCAGTATTTTTCGAGTTTATTCAGCGCAAAGAAGATGATGGATTTGGCGAAGGCAACTTTAAAGCGTTATTTGAATCGATTGAACGGGATCAGGTAAATCGCGGTGTGTTAAGTAAGTAG
- a CDS encoding VOC family protein — MSDSLWMDITTDDADQLADFYVNVMGWKKEAFDMGGYNDYVMMKEDGIPAGGICHKRGCNSNIPGGWVPYFTVAELDAALAASKSAGGEQIGDIRHHGTSRFCIIKDPSGAYCALYEQGAD, encoded by the coding sequence ATGAGCGATAGTTTATGGATGGATATCACCACCGATGACGCTGACCAATTAGCTGATTTTTACGTCAATGTAATGGGGTGGAAAAAAGAAGCCTTCGACATGGGTGGCTACAACGATTATGTCATGATGAAAGAAGATGGTATCCCTGCTGGTGGCATATGTCATAAGCGAGGCTGCAATAGCAATATTCCTGGTGGTTGGGTGCCGTATTTCACGGTAGCCGAATTAGACGCAGCATTAGCCGCATCTAAAAGCGCTGGTGGGGAACAAATTGGAGACATTCGTCACCATGGCACTTCACGTTTTTGCATTATCAAAGACCCATCAGGGGCGTATTGTGCGCTTTATGAACAAGGCGCAGATTGA
- a CDS encoding ArsC family reductase: MYGIANCDTIKKAKKWLAENNIEFTFHDYRKDGIDAEFLADAEANLGYEVMLNKRGTTFRQLDDSDKTDITREKALALLLEHPAMVKRPVLNHNGTYHIGFKPAQYEEIFC, encoded by the coding sequence ATGTATGGCATCGCAAATTGCGACACGATTAAAAAAGCTAAGAAATGGTTAGCTGAGAACAACATCGAATTTACTTTTCACGACTATAGAAAAGACGGCATAGACGCTGAATTTCTTGCCGACGCTGAAGCCAACCTTGGCTATGAAGTGATGTTGAACAAACGTGGGACTACCTTTCGCCAACTTGATGACAGTGATAAAACAGATATCACCCGCGAAAAAGCCCTTGCTTTGTTACTGGAACACCCTGCGATGGTGAAGCGCCCTGTTTTGAATCATAACGGCACGTATCACATTGGCTTTAAACCTGCGCAGTATGAGGAAATATTTTGTTAA
- a CDS encoding PTS glucose transporter subunit IIA, with protein MLIEKQLTAPPEQFKKAIPIASPVSGQCVLLQHVNDDLINVGAWGPGLALVTASSKVVSPFNATVMKIDPLDYSFEIKSSFGLKCRIKYGLHTQMLCGAQFLTPLKQGQQIKAGAMLFSVNSAWLKQQGVENICIMTLLNAKALLGVLPTHQKFVDAGSDTLLTLYI; from the coding sequence GTGTTGATAGAAAAGCAACTCACCGCGCCTCCTGAGCAATTTAAAAAAGCCATTCCTATTGCATCACCGGTTTCAGGGCAATGTGTTTTACTGCAACACGTTAATGATGACTTAATAAATGTTGGTGCATGGGGGCCGGGTTTAGCGCTTGTTACAGCTTCAAGTAAAGTGGTATCCCCCTTTAATGCAACTGTAATGAAAATAGATCCCCTCGACTATTCATTTGAAATTAAATCTTCTTTTGGGCTTAAATGTCGAATCAAATATGGCTTACACACCCAAATGCTGTGCGGGGCGCAGTTTTTAACTCCGTTAAAACAAGGCCAGCAGATTAAAGCCGGTGCGATGTTATTTAGTGTAAATTCTGCGTGGCTAAAACAACAAGGCGTGGAAAATATTTGTATAATGACCCTATTAAATGCCAAAGCCTTGTTAGGTGTTCTACCTACGCATCAAAAATTTGTTGATGCGGGTAGCGACACACTGTTAACCCTGTATATTTAG